Below is a genomic region from Thermocladium sp. ECH_B.
TAAGCGCGGCATCGAAGTGATTCCAACAGAATTAACTGTACTTAATAAGTCGAAGCCGCTTCCAATAGATATATGGGGGAATGTTTCCCAAACGGAGCTAGATGTAAGGCTGAAATATAGGGTAGTCGACTTAAAGAGGCCCGAGTCACTTACAATATTTAGGGCATCTAGTGAGGCTGCGAGAGCCATACGTGAAACCCTTTATGGAAAGGGATTCATTGAGGTGTTTACTCCCAAGATAATATCCACAAGCACAGAAGGNGGAGCGGATTTATTTCAGGTTCAGTACTTCGAGACCGTGGCTTACTTGGCTCAGAGTCCCCAACTCTATAAGGAGGAACTGACGGCATCCCTTGAGCGCGTTTTCGAGATTGGACCTGCATATAGGGCTGAAAAGCATAGCACTACTTACCACTTGAATGAGTTCATTTCAGTTGATTTAGAGGCCGCATTCATGGATTATAGGGATGTGATGAGTATATTGGAGGATGTCGTAATCAATGTTTATTCCAGCGTAACTAAGGTTCCGGGCATCCATGAATTAAATAGTGAATTAACAGTGCCTAAGAAGCCGTTTAAGGTAGTTACGTATGATGAATCCCTAGATATATTGAGAAAGAAGGGGCTAGAGGTGAAGTGGGGTGATGACGTGCCGAAGGAGGGCCTTGAATTATTGTCAAGCGAGGTTGGTTCACCATTCTTTCTAGTGAATTTCCCAACATCGCTCAGAGCCTTCTATACAATGCCAATCGAGTCGGATCCAAGTCGTAGCCAATCCTTTGATCTAGTTATAGATGGGGTTGAGATAGTGTCCGGCGCTACTAGGATACATGATAGGCAAATGCTGGAGAAGGCCTTAATGGAGAGAGGCCTTAATCCAGCTAATTTTGAGACCCACCTTGCCGCATTTAATTGGGGCATGCCTCCCCATGCTGGGTGGGGCCTTGGCTTCTATAGGCTAATCATGGTAATGCTCCGGAGAAGCAATATACGTGAGGTAGTGCTTTTCCCCCGTGATAGAACCCGCTTGACCCCTTAGGAATCCTTTAAATCCGCTGCCTGTTTCTTGTGTCAATTATGGATGTTGCTGTTTTCACGGTTGCATCAACATTGTCCGGGGGACACCTTAGGATACTCAATGCATTATCAAGGTATCCAAAGAGACCTACATTATTTATACCCAGGAATTACTATGATGTATTGCTCCATACTTTGGAGAGGTTTTATGAGGGGCAATTCGTGGATTTCATTAAGAACAATACTATAGTGTTGCCTCCCAGGCCGTTGACTAATCCAATAGCTGCCTTATTATACATGAGGTACCTGAGGGCCGCCTTTAAGAGGGATTTTCATTATTACGATATTTTCTATGTGCCGCATGAGCATACGGATCTAGCCATGATGTTTAAGGGAATTAATCATCCATGGACAGCACTGCTTCAATTAACGCCGGCAATTGGTTCACTAGCGTATGAGGGCGATCGATCGCCCATGGAATTAATTGCAAATAATTATAGGATACAGAGCGGAATTAGGTTGCCTCAATTTATGCTTAGCGAGAAGTTAATTGAATTAAAGTTAGCTGAGGCAGTGTTTAAGGGAACAACTATTTTATCTGTTTCCCGATCCATAAGATATGAGTTGAAGAGGCTAGGGATCAATATTAGGGTTAAGCCCCTTGATCCTGGAGTTGGAGTCGATGATTGCCCCTTAAGCCTCAATAAAAAGGACATAGATGCCGTGTTCTTCGGTAGATTAATACCGGGTAAGGGCATATTTGAGTTTCTTCATGTGATTAAAAAACTAAAGGCGATGGGCTTAAACCCCATGGCGGTGATGGCCGGTCACCCCGAGAAGGAGAGTTACGTGCGGGAATTAAGGGTTAAGGCATCCAATATGGGTATTGAAGTAGATATTCGGCCTGGAGTTGAGCGAAGCGAGTTAATGAATCTAGTATCCAGGTCAAAGGTATTTATCTATCCCACTAAACTAGACTCTGTCGGGATGGTTGTACTGGAGGCCCTTAATTGCGGTGTTCCAGTGGTTACTCATGATATTCCGGCAACTAGGTTCAATTTTAAAACAAAGGCAGTGATCCGAGTCCCACTTCGTGATGTAGATTCCATGGCGTCCGCGGCGGCCTACCTTATTAAGAACGATGATGAACGCATAAGGTTGGGATTAATCGGCAAGCGATTCACGGCTAAGTATGATTGGAGCGCTGTAGCCATAACCGAGTGGGAAGCACTAAGATCAATTGCAAACAATTGGTCCATAATAAAGGAAAAGGAATATAATGGACTAGGAGTGCCAAGCAATTGATAAAACGAACGACAAACCTCGCCAAATGGCGGGGAGGAGGTCAGTCGATAAAACCGATAATATTGATGTTAAAGCTTCACGGTATTTTTAAAAGGCATTCCTCGCCTAATCACTTAATGGGTAAAATAATAGTCCTTGGGCTTGGTTCAATGGGTAGGGCAGCGGCGTATTACTTAGCTAATTACACCAATAACCAGGTTAAGGGATTTGATGCATCAATTAAGGCAGTGCAAGAAGCATCCGCCCTTGGTTTGAATGCTGCTCAGGCCGATGTATTAAGTAACATTAAGCAATTGATTAGTGATAGCGATGCAGTAATAAGCGCGCTTCCCCAATCGATAGCGGATGAGGTCGTTAATGAGGTTCATGCGGCTGGTGTTCCAGTGATAGACATGATATATATGTGGAAATACGATGAATCAAAGGCAAGATCATTAAGTAGTGGTTCCATAGTTATACCGGCATGCGGTTGGGCTCCTGGATTAACTAATCTGTTGGCTGCAGCTGCAGTTAATGAATTGGATGAGGCAAAGGAATTGGGGATCCATGTTGGAGGAAACCCTATTAATCCTGCTCCTCCATTGTATTACTCATTGCTTTTTTCGCTGGAAAGCACAATAGACGAGTATGTAAGGCCAGCCACGATTATACGAGATGGTAATCCAGTATTAGTCAATCCATTGGATACTATTAAGCCCTTTGAGACGTCACTAATGAAGGGGGAANTCGAGGAATTCTATACAGATGGATTATCAACATTAGTGAAGACGCTTAATGTGAAGAATATGTATGAATTAACCATTAGGTGGAAGGGCCACTTACAAGCCATGAAATTATTAAGGGATATCGGAATACTTAGCGATAAGGAACTTGCAGCAAAGGTATTAAGCTCTGCATTGAACAGAGGCTCTCAAGACTTCTCNATAACAGNGGTTGAGGCCCGAGGCTTCATTAATGGCGAGGATGCAATGGTGAGGTACGAGGGGATCGATTATGCATCGGGGCAATTTACATCAATGGCCAGATTAACGGGCTTCTTCGCCGCTGAAGTAGCTAAATTATTGCTTGAAGGATATATAAGGGGAAGCGGATTAACTCCCGTGGAGACCATATACAGCGGTGACCTTTTAGAACTAATTCTAAGCGATTTGAGGAGGGATGGAATAAAGTTTT
It encodes:
- a CDS encoding saccharopine dehydrogenase, coding for MGKIIVLGLGSMGRAAAYYLANYTNNQVKGFDASIKAVQEASALGLNAAQADVLSNIKQLISDSDAVISALPQSIADEVVNEVHAAGVPVIDMIYMWKYDESKARSLSSGSIVIPACGWAPGLTNLLAAAAVNELDEAKELGIHVGGNPINPAPPLYYSLLFSLESTIDEYVRPATIIRDGNPVLVNPLDTIKPFETSLMKGEXEEFYTDGLSTLVKTLNVKNMYELTIRWKGHLQAMKLLRDIGILSDKELAAKVLSSALNRGSQDFSITXVEARGFINGEDAMVRYEGIDYASGQFTSMARLTGFFAAEVAKLLLEGYIRGSGLTPVETIYSGDLLELILSDLRRDGIKFWRVERQLAE
- a CDS encoding aspartate--tRNA(Asp/Asn) ligase produces the protein MRKQWTREVESMPDGAVAXLAGWVWDVRDVGKIRFIILRDREGTVQLTIKRNDVSPKLWETAVSLAKEDVVAVKGIVRSSQIAKRGIEVIPTELTVLNKSKPLPIDIWGNVSQTELDVRLKYRVVDLKRPESLTIFRASSEAARAIRETLYGKGFIEVFTPKIISTSTEGGADLFQVQYFETVAYLAQSPQLYKEELTASLERVFEIGPAYRAEKHSTTYHLNEFISVDLEAAFMDYRDVMSILEDVVINVYSSVTKVPGIHELNSELTVPKKPFKVVTYDESLDILRKKGLEVKWGDDVPKEGLELLSSEVGSPFFLVNFPTSLRAFYTMPIESDPSRSQSFDLVIDGVEIVSGATRIHDRQMLEKALMERGLNPANFETHLAAFNWGMPPHAGWGLGFYRLIMVMLRRSNIREVVLFPRDRTRLTP